A window of the Gossypium hirsutum isolate 1008001.06 chromosome A05, Gossypium_hirsutum_v2.1, whole genome shotgun sequence genome harbors these coding sequences:
- the LOC107940965 gene encoding uncharacterized protein → MSNCNMTRFRAVHCKAMVPWSMSRRWRNGCQRTLSTSTTHFSRNTSLTVHAPTSIVLAVNLTPFDAPQRSDEWFALRRNKLTTSTFSTALGFWKGKRRSELWHEKVFASETQVLESSKRCAMEWGVLNEVAAIERYRSITGREVSSLGFAIHSKEKFDWLGASPDGLLGCFPGGGILEVKCPYNKGKPETALPWSTMPFYYMPQVQGQMEIMDREWVDLYCWTQNGSTIFRVLRERNYWDLIHGILREFWWGNVIPAREALSLGKEEDAKTYEPSSTHKQTGLAISKSIKLASEAKMLCREIAGHIEFYR, encoded by the coding sequence ATGAGCAATTGCAACATGACTAGGTTTCGTGCTGTTCACTGTAAAGCTATGGTTCCCTGGTCCATGAGCAGAAGGTGGAGAAATGGATGTCAAAGAACCCTTTCCACCAGCACTACACATTTCTCTCGAAACACTTCACTTACTGTCCATGCCCCAACATCAATAGTTCTGGCTGTGAACCTTACACCATTTGATGCACCTCAACGCTCAGATGAATGGTTTGCCCTTCGTAGGAACAAGCTGACCACAAGCACCTTCAGTACTGCTTTGGGTTTTTGGAAAGGAAAGCGCCGCTCTGAACTCTGGCACGAAAAAGTTTTCGCATCGGAAACACAAGTTCTCGAATCTTCTAAAAGGTGTGCTATGGAGTGGGGTGTGCTCAATGAAGTAGCTGCTATTGAGAGGTACAGAAGTATCACAGGTCGTGAGGTTAGCTCTTTAGGATTTGCTATCCATTCAAAGGAGAAGTTTGACTGGCTTGGTGCATCGCCGGACGGTCTTCTTGGTTGCTTTCCTGGAGGTGGCATCCTGGAAGTGAAGTGTCCTTACAACAAAGGCAAACCCGAGACTGCTCTGCCATGGTCAACCATGCCATTCTATTACATGCCTCAGGTTCAGGGTCAAATGGAGATAATGGACCGAGAATGGGTTGATTTGTATTGCTGGACACAAAATGGAAGTACGATATTCCGCGTGCTTAGGGAACGTAATTATTGGGATCTTATTCATGGCATTCTGCGGGAATTTTGGTGGGGAAACGTAATTCCTGCTAGGGAGGCCTTATCACTGGGCAAGGAAGAGGATGCCAAGACATATGAACCTTCATCCACACACAAGCAAACAGGGCTTGCAATTTCTAAGAGCATAAAATTAGCTAGTGAAGCAAAGATGTTATGTAGGGAGATTGCAGGTCATATTGAATTTTATAGATGA
- the LOC107940966 gene encoding aromatic aminotransferase ISS1, with translation MGSYGMLARRIVETEMPIMVQIQQLIRGAKNAVSLAQGVVYWKPPKQALDKVKALVEESSVSCYGADEGLPELREALIRKLRQENNLQRSSVMVTAGANQAFVNLVLTLCDAGDSVVMFAPYYFNSYMSFQMTGVTKILVGPGYPKTLYPDADWLERTLLETKPVPKLVTVVNPGNPSGTYIPEPLLKRISDICKNAGCWLVVDNTYEYFMYDGLKHSCVEGDHIVNIFSFSKAYGMMGWRVGYIAYPTEVEGLATQLLKVQDNIPICASLISQRLALHSLEVGPEWVREQVKDLVKNREIVIEALSPLGEGAVQGGEGAIYLWATLPEKCMDDVKVVHWLAHRHGVVVIPGSACGSPGHLRISFGGLMENDCRAAAQRLKTGLEELVKHGLVQ, from the exons ATGGGTTCTTATGGAATGCTTGCCAGAAGGATTGTGGAGACTGAAATGCCAATCATGGTTCAG ATACAGCAATTGATCCGAGGAGCGAAAAATGCTGTGTCACTCGCTCAG GGAGTGGTTTACTGGAAACCACCCAAACAGGCATTGGATAAGGTTAAAGCACTTGTAGAGGAGTCTTCAGTTAGTTGTTATGGTGCTGATGAAGGTCTTCCTGAACTTAGAGAAGCATTGATAAGAAAG TTACGTCAGGAGAACAATTTGCAGAGGTCTTCGGTGATGGTCACTGCAGGAGCAAATCAG GCATTTGTGAATCTTGTTCTAACACTGTGTGATGCGGGGGACTCGGTTGTCATGTTTGCTCCATACTATTTCAATTCCTACATGTCCTTCCAGATGACAGGTGTCACTAAGATATTAGTAGGTCCTGGTTATCCAAAGACTCTTTATCCAGATGCAG ACTGGTTGGAAAGGACATTGCTGGAAACCAAGCCTGTCCCAAAGCTTGTTACTGTTGTTAATCCTGGCAACCCATCTGGAACCTACATTCCTGAGCCGCTACTTAAG AGGATCTCAGATATATGCAAAAATGCTGGTTGCTGGCTGGTTGTAGATAATACATACGA GTATTTTATGTATGATGGTCTGAAACACTCGTGCGTGGAAGGAGATCACATAGTCAACATCTTTTCTTTCTCCAAAGCCTATGGAATGATGGGATGGCGCGTTGGATAT ATTGCATACCCCACAGAAGTGGAGGGCCTTGCAACTCAACTTCTCAAGGTTCAAGACAACATACCAATCTGCGCTTCGTTAATTTCTCAGCGACTAGCTCTTCACTCATTAGAAGTGGGACCTGAATGGGTTCGCGAACAAGTCAAAGATCTCGTGAAGAATCGAGAAATAGTTATAGAAGCACTGTCACCATTGGGTGAAGGTGCTGTGCAGGGTGGAGAAGGCGCAATTTACTTATGGGCGACGCTACCAGAGAAATGCATGGATGATGTAAAGGTGGTTCACTGGCTTGCTCACAGGCATGGGGTGGTTGTGATCCCAGGGAGTGCATGTGGGTCCCCGGGGCATTTGAGGATTTCCTTTGGTGGGCTCATGGAAAATGACTGTAGAGCAGCTGCACAGAGGCTGAAGACAGGATTAGAAGAATTGGTAAAACATGGATTGGTGCAGTAA